Proteins from a genomic interval of Anomalospiza imberbis isolate Cuckoo-Finch-1a 21T00152 chromosome 18, ASM3175350v1, whole genome shotgun sequence:
- the FZD10 gene encoding frizzled-10: MGPAAGSTALLLCWLSGCCAAISSMDIERPGDGRCQPIEIPMCKDIGYNMTRMPNLMGHENQREAAIQLHEFAPLVEYGCHSHLKFFLCSLYAPMCTEQVSTPIPACRVMCEQARLKCSPIMEQFNFKWPDSLDCSKLPKKNDPNYLCMEAPNNGSDEPPRGSSMLPPMFRPQRPSSGHDLQQHKDSLSRTSCENPGKFHHVEKSASCAPLCTPGVDVYWSRDDKQFAVIWIAIWSILCFFSSAFTVLTFLIDPQRFKYPERPIIFLSMCYCVYSVGYIIRLFSGAESIACDRDSGQLYVIQEGLESTGCTIVFLVLYYFGMASSLWWVILTLTWFLAAGKKWGHEAIEANSSYFHLAAWAIPAVKTIMILVMRRVAGDELTGLCYVGSMDVNALTGFVLIPLACYLIIGTSFILSGFVALFHIRRVMKTGGENTDKLEKLMVRIGVFSVLYTVPATCVIACYFYERLNMDYWKIVATQQKCKMNNQTKNLDCMMNNSIPAVEIFMVKIFMLLVVGITSGMWIWTSKTLQSWQNVCSRRLKKRSRRKPASVITSSGIYKKPQHPQKTHLAKYESTLQPPTCV; the protein is encoded by the coding sequence ATGGGCCCGGCGGCCGGCAGCACCgcgctgctgctctgctggctcaGCGGCTGCTGCGCGGCCATCAGCTCCATGGACATCGAGCGGCCCGGCGACGGGCGCTGCCAGCCCATAGAGATCCCCATGTGCAAGGATATCGGCTACAACATGACGAGGATGCCGAACCTGATGGGGCACGAAAACCAAAGGGAAGCTGCCATTCAGCTGCACGAGTTTGCCCCCTTGGTGGAGTACGGGTGCCACAGCCATCTGAAATTTTTCCTGTGCTCTCTCTATGCCCCGATGTGCACGGAGCAGGTTTCTACCCCGATCCCAGCCTGCAGGGTGATGTGCGAGCAGGCGAGGCTGAAGTGCTCCCCGATCATGGAGCAGTTCAATTTTAAGTGGCCGGACTCCTTGGACTGCAGCAAGCTGCCCAAAAAGAACGACCCCAATTACCTGTGCATGGAAGCCCCCAACAACGGGTCGGATGAGCCACCCAGGGGCTCCAGCATGCTGCCACCCATGTTTCGTCCCCAGCGGCCCAGCAGCGGCCACgatctgcagcagcacaaggacaGCCTGAGCAGAACGTCCTGTGAAAATCCTGGCAAGTTCCACCATGTGGAAAAGAGCGCTTCCTGCGCGCCGCTCTGCACGCCAGGGGTTGATGTTTACTGGAGCAGGGATGACAAACAGTTTGCTGTCATTTGGATTGCCATCTGGTCCATCCTGTGCTTCTTTTCCAGCGCTTTCACTGTGCTCACTTTTCTCATAGATCCTCAGCGTTTCAAGTACCCCGAGAGACCCATTATCTTCCTGTCCATGTGCTACTGCGTCTACTCGGTGGGGTACATCATCCGCCTCTTCTCAGGTGCTGAAAGCATtgcctgtgacagggacagcggCCAGCTCTATGTCatccaggaggggctggagagcaCTGGCTGCACCATTGTGTTCCTGGTTCTGTATTACTTTGGCATGGCCAGTTCCTTGTGGTGGGTGATCCTGACTTTGACTTGGTTTCTGGCGGCTGGGAAGAAGTGGGGGCACGAGGCAATCGAAGCCAACAGCAGCTACTTCCACCTGGCAGCGTGGGCCATCCCAGCTGTGAAGACCATCATGATCCTGGTGATGAGGAGGGTGGCTGGAGACGAGCTGACAGGGCTGTGCTATGTTGGCAGCATGGATGTGAACGCCTTGACCGGGTTTGTGCTCATTCCTTTGGCTTGTTATCTCATCATTGGCacttcttttattctttctggGTTTGTGGCCCTTTTTCATATCAGGAGGGTGATGAAAACAGGCGGAGAAAACACTGACAAGTTGGAGAAACTTATGGTCAGGATTGGTGTCTTCTCAGTCTTGTATACAGTGCCTGCAACTTGTGTGATAGCTTGCTATTTTTATGAGAGACTGAACATGGATTATTGGAAAATTGTGGCAACTCAACAGAAGTGCAAGATGAACAATCAGACTAAAAATTTAGACTGCATGATGAATAACTCTATCCCAGCAGTAGAAATTTTTATGGTCAAAATTTTTATGTTATTAGTTGTGGGCATTACTAGTGGCATGTGGATCTGGACTTCCAAGACTCTTCAATCCTGGCAAAATGTTTGTAGTCGGAGATTAAAGAAGAGAAGTAGGAGAAAACCCGCAAGTGTTATTACGAGTAGTGGAATCTACAAAAAACCTCAACATCCACAGAAAACTCACCTTGCAAAATATGAATCAACATTGCAACCACCCACTTGTGTGTGA